The proteins below are encoded in one region of Peribacillus muralis:
- a CDS encoding LacI family DNA-binding transcriptional regulator, translating into MATIKDIAEKAGVSIATVSRVLNYDDSLSVTDETRKRIFEAAETLSYKRRAIRKAAPSKFAIIHWYTEKEELEDLYYMSIRFGIERRCQQLEAQLVKYFYNDLEEVKLENIQGIIAIGKFSKEQVLSLAEITENIVLVDHSLEDDSFDSVKIDFEKATKKIINYLIDKGHASIGYIGGKETYKDKSGEISDLRELTFKSYGKEKHVLKEKFIYMGTFSVDDGYRLMKAAINEHGDELPTAFFAGNDLIAIGCLRALHEEGIQVPERVNIIGLNDISVSKYVYPALTTLKVHTELMGETAADLVLEQVMGRKIVKQVLIGTELIIRNSSF; encoded by the coding sequence ATGGCCACGATTAAGGATATAGCTGAAAAAGCTGGCGTTTCCATTGCCACTGTTTCAAGAGTTTTAAATTATGACGATTCACTTTCCGTTACGGATGAGACTAGGAAAAGGATATTTGAAGCAGCAGAGACGTTATCCTATAAACGACGGGCGATACGAAAGGCAGCACCTTCTAAATTCGCGATCATCCATTGGTATACAGAAAAAGAAGAGCTTGAAGACTTATACTATATGTCGATCCGTTTTGGAATTGAACGGCGTTGCCAGCAACTAGAGGCCCAGCTTGTAAAATATTTTTATAATGACCTTGAGGAAGTGAAGCTTGAAAACATCCAAGGGATCATTGCAATAGGGAAGTTCAGCAAGGAGCAAGTCCTTTCACTTGCGGAAATAACGGAAAACATCGTCTTGGTCGATCATAGTCTTGAAGATGATTCCTTCGATTCCGTTAAAATCGATTTCGAGAAAGCGACTAAAAAAATCATCAACTATTTAATTGATAAAGGACATGCCTCGATCGGGTACATAGGAGGAAAAGAGACCTATAAAGACAAATCCGGCGAGATTAGCGATTTACGCGAGCTAACATTCAAAAGTTACGGAAAAGAAAAGCACGTGCTTAAAGAAAAGTTTATCTATATGGGGACTTTTTCGGTGGATGACGGATATCGCTTGATGAAAGCGGCCATTAACGAGCATGGTGACGAATTGCCTACCGCCTTCTTTGCCGGGAATGACCTGATTGCGATCGGATGTTTACGTGCCTTGCATGAAGAAGGCATACAGGTGCCTGAACGAGTCAATATCATCGGGCTCAATGATATCAGTGTTTCGAAATATGTCTATCCAGCGCTGACGACCCTTAAGGTACATACGGAATTGATGGGGGAAACGGCAGCCGATTTAGTCTTGGAGCAAGTGATGGGCCGCAAAATCGTCAAGCAAGTCTTGATCGGTACGGAATTGATTATCAGGAACAGCAGCTTCTGA
- a CDS encoding ABC transporter substrate-binding protein: MKKKKIIGAFLATALAIGSLAACSNDDKASTSGDDGNGKKITFWTPFSGADGPRMKNIVENYNKSQSEYEVNMQIVPQSDYYKTVDVAFSGQKNAPDLLIMHTDQLTNYVEKNLVKDVSETVASAGIKQEDYSETAWGAGTVDGKQYAIPLDIHPLLLYYDKDLFKAAGLDPEKAPVNREEFLEFAKKLTDKSKGQYGYVVPTLWPNQFIYPTIFYQNGGEFLKDGKPDYNSPAGVEALTFLTDLIHKQKVSPANVQQDGEVNLFLQGKNAMQFNGPWMMEQWDKAGINYGVAEVPQLGTEKQAVYANGHNFVIPATVKNKEKLAAINDFLKFAAGNTLEWAKSGQAPASKAIYEQNEEFKSMVQQPKVAASFEYAMFAPRIANWGQISDPLWAEVNLALLGKKDPKQALDDATKKAGQILNK, from the coding sequence ATGAAAAAGAAAAAGATAATCGGCGCATTCCTGGCTACAGCGCTTGCGATAGGATCTCTGGCTGCTTGTTCCAATGATGATAAAGCTTCTACCTCCGGTGATGATGGCAATGGTAAAAAGATTACATTTTGGACACCGTTTTCTGGTGCGGATGGTCCGAGAATGAAGAATATTGTTGAAAACTATAATAAATCCCAGTCTGAATATGAAGTGAATATGCAAATCGTACCGCAATCGGATTATTACAAAACGGTCGATGTTGCATTTTCGGGGCAAAAAAATGCGCCTGATCTATTAATCATGCATACTGATCAGCTTACAAACTATGTGGAAAAGAATCTAGTGAAAGATGTTAGCGAGACAGTGGCATCTGCAGGTATAAAACAAGAGGATTATTCCGAAACGGCTTGGGGCGCGGGGACTGTGGACGGAAAGCAATATGCGATTCCGTTGGATATTCATCCCCTGCTTCTATACTACGACAAGGACTTGTTCAAGGCTGCTGGTCTAGATCCTGAAAAGGCGCCGGTGAATCGGGAGGAGTTCTTGGAATTTGCCAAAAAGCTAACGGATAAATCTAAAGGGCAATATGGCTATGTCGTGCCGACTCTTTGGCCGAATCAGTTCATTTACCCAACGATCTTCTATCAAAATGGCGGAGAATTCTTAAAGGATGGCAAGCCTGATTACAATAGCCCGGCTGGAGTTGAAGCCTTGACCTTCTTGACGGATTTAATCCATAAGCAAAAGGTGTCCCCGGCCAATGTTCAGCAAGATGGAGAAGTGAATCTTTTTCTTCAAGGGAAAAATGCGATGCAATTTAATGGACCGTGGATGATGGAGCAGTGGGACAAGGCAGGCATTAATTATGGTGTTGCCGAAGTGCCGCAATTAGGTACGGAAAAACAAGCTGTATATGCCAATGGTCATAATTTCGTTATCCCTGCTACTGTTAAAAATAAAGAAAAACTGGCCGCTATCAATGATTTCCTTAAATTCGCTGCCGGAAACACATTGGAATGGGCCAAATCAGGCCAAGCTCCTGCCTCCAAGGCAATTTATGAGCAAAATGAAGAATTTAAAAGCATGGTTCAACAGCCTAAGGTTGCCGCTTCGTTCGAATACGCCATGTTTGCCCCAAGGATCGCAAACTGGGGCCAGATCTCAGATCCATTATGGGCTGAAGTCAATCTGGCGTTGTTAGGGAAGAAGGATCCAAAACAAGCGTTGGATGATGCAACGAAAAAAGCCGGCCAAATCTTGAATAAATGA
- a CDS encoding glycoside hydrolase family 2 protein, with the protein MTYRQEYPRPQFVRKDWLNLNGVWSFAFDDQKIGTDQKWYAQDAAVFEKEIQVPFAYQTKLSGIEDTSLHDIVWYKRHFEISDLWKGKRIHLHFGAVDYRSWVYVNGQFAGYHEGGHTSFTYDITEYLTGGKETVVVKAEDPSTDETIPRGKQFWLEKSDSIWYTRTTGIWQTVWVEPVEPVRVGNLKWTPDIDHGNIQMEFEIFGDYSEKHVDVEINFQGERIVKDTVFIMERYTSRTFNLYNHKIFRTGFHHDGWNWTPENPNLFDVTIKLKDDNDRSLDDVQTYFGMRKVHTENGMVYLNNKPYYQKLVLDQGYWADGLLTAPTDEDLKKDIELAKEMGFNGCRKHQKTEDPRFLYWADKLGYLVWGECAASPSFNNDSVARLTKEWMEMVARDYNHPSIVAWVPLNESWGIPHVKENLHQQHHSLAMYHLLHSLDGTRLVISNDGWELTKTDICAIHNYNHGTKEEQGKYEAFKAELGTKEAAVASMPAKRRIYADGFSHQGEPILLTEFGGIGYKAGADAGWGYTSVANEEEFVADYRRVMEAVYASNVLHGYCYTQLTDVEQEINGILTYDRKPKCDLKKIKEINDMWHAETIS; encoded by the coding sequence ATGACATATCGCCAGGAATATCCGAGACCTCAATTCGTTCGCAAAGATTGGCTCAATTTAAATGGGGTCTGGTCCTTTGCTTTTGATGATCAAAAGATTGGTACCGATCAAAAGTGGTATGCGCAGGACGCCGCGGTTTTTGAGAAGGAAATCCAAGTTCCCTTTGCCTATCAAACGAAGCTGAGCGGCATTGAAGATACTAGTCTTCACGATATCGTTTGGTATAAAAGGCATTTTGAAATTTCTGATTTATGGAAGGGGAAACGGATACACCTCCATTTCGGAGCGGTGGACTATCGGTCATGGGTCTATGTGAATGGACAGTTTGCAGGTTACCACGAAGGTGGTCATACAAGCTTTACCTATGATATAACGGAGTATTTGACTGGTGGGAAAGAAACGGTCGTCGTTAAGGCGGAGGATCCATCCACTGATGAAACGATCCCGCGAGGCAAGCAGTTTTGGCTCGAGAAATCGGATTCAATCTGGTACACGAGAACGACCGGAATCTGGCAAACGGTCTGGGTAGAGCCAGTCGAGCCAGTGCGTGTGGGGAACCTTAAATGGACGCCGGACATTGATCATGGAAATATTCAAATGGAGTTTGAGATTTTTGGGGACTATAGCGAAAAGCATGTAGACGTCGAGATCAACTTCCAAGGGGAACGGATCGTCAAGGATACCGTGTTCATCATGGAAAGATATACGAGCCGCACCTTCAACCTCTATAATCATAAAATTTTCAGAACGGGCTTTCATCATGATGGCTGGAATTGGACCCCGGAAAACCCGAACCTTTTTGATGTAACGATAAAATTGAAAGATGACAATGACAGATCACTGGATGATGTGCAAACATATTTCGGGATGAGAAAGGTCCATACCGAAAATGGCATGGTGTATTTGAATAATAAGCCCTATTATCAAAAGCTTGTTCTTGATCAAGGGTATTGGGCGGATGGTCTGCTTACTGCTCCCACGGATGAAGACCTGAAAAAAGATATTGAATTGGCAAAGGAAATGGGCTTTAACGGGTGTCGCAAGCATCAAAAGACTGAGGATCCGCGGTTTTTATATTGGGCGGATAAGCTAGGCTATCTTGTTTGGGGAGAGTGCGCGGCATCGCCTTCGTTCAATAACGATTCGGTTGCCCGTTTAACGAAAGAGTGGATGGAAATGGTAGCAAGAGATTATAATCATCCCTCGATTGTCGCTTGGGTGCCTTTGAATGAAAGCTGGGGCATCCCACATGTAAAAGAAAACCTCCACCAGCAGCATCATTCGTTGGCCATGTACCATCTCCTTCATTCCTTGGATGGAACGAGACTGGTGATATCGAATGATGGGTGGGAGCTTACGAAAACGGATATTTGTGCCATCCATAATTACAATCACGGAACGAAGGAAGAACAGGGTAAATATGAAGCGTTCAAAGCTGAGTTAGGAACAAAAGAGGCAGCTGTTGCTTCAATGCCAGCGAAGCGAAGAATTTATGCCGATGGGTTTTCACATCAAGGAGAACCGATTCTTTTGACAGAATTCGGCGGTATCGGCTATAAAGCCGGTGCAGATGCTGGGTGGGGATATACATCGGTTGCAAATGAGGAAGAATTTGTAGCGGACTACCGAAGGGTAATGGAAGCGGTCTATGCTTCCAACGTCCTTCACGGATATTGTTATACCCAGCTAACGGATGTGGAGCAAGAAATCAACGGGATTCTGACTTACGATCGAAAACCGAAATGTGACTTGAAAAAGATAAAGGAAATCAATGATATGTGGCATGCGGAGACGATCTCGTAA
- the hpaB gene encoding 4-hydroxyphenylacetate 3-monooxygenase, oxygenase component — protein MPAINGDQYIDRIDRLKTNVWVDGNPVEGKISEHPAFKGVMKSQGRLYDFQLEEAFKHEMTYQSPLTGKQVGMSYLQPKTIEDLVSRRTMIQNWAKLSNGMMGRSPDYMNTVIMAFASSVDLLNGKENCFPENVTKFYEYAREHDVSITHTFIDPQVDRSHYHFEHAEEPIAAKVIERNDEGIVIKGAKVLATQGGITDEILVLSAAGLDGKDKGFSFSIPSNSKGLKFICRESFVGGESAFDHPLSSRFEEMDTIVVFDSVLVPWERVFYFNNSEISNTFMANSSFSAFSMHQVVARRIVKTEFILGIVQSIIETINIGGYQHVQEKAAEIIVALETMKALLFKAEMEARADEWGYMRPDQLTLQIASNLFPKMYPRFTEIIQLLGASGLMTIPTGTSFQSGIKKDLEQYLQGASRKAEDRMKIFRLAWDISMSSFGARETLYERFFFGDPIRLASQLYSSYDLKPYVNCVDSYLNIDPLS, from the coding sequence ATGCCAGCTATAAACGGAGATCAATATATTGATCGAATTGACCGGCTAAAAACGAATGTATGGGTGGATGGGAATCCTGTGGAGGGGAAGATTTCAGAGCATCCTGCATTTAAGGGAGTCATGAAAAGCCAAGGAAGGTTGTATGACTTCCAGCTTGAAGAAGCATTCAAGCATGAAATGACCTATCAATCCCCCTTAACCGGAAAACAAGTGGGAATGTCCTACTTACAGCCAAAAACAATCGAAGATCTAGTCAGCAGGCGCACGATGATCCAAAACTGGGCAAAATTGAGCAATGGAATGATGGGCAGAAGTCCAGACTATATGAATACGGTCATCATGGCATTTGCCTCTTCAGTGGATTTATTGAACGGTAAAGAAAATTGTTTTCCTGAAAATGTAACGAAGTTCTATGAATATGCACGTGAACACGATGTATCGATCACTCATACATTTATCGATCCGCAAGTAGATCGGTCCCACTATCATTTTGAACATGCGGAGGAGCCGATTGCAGCAAAAGTCATCGAAAGAAATGATGAGGGAATCGTAATCAAAGGTGCGAAGGTATTGGCAACACAGGGTGGGATAACGGATGAAATATTAGTTTTGTCAGCAGCAGGACTCGATGGGAAGGATAAAGGTTTTTCCTTCAGCATTCCCAGCAACAGTAAAGGCTTGAAATTCATCTGCAGGGAATCCTTTGTTGGCGGGGAATCTGCTTTCGATCACCCTTTAAGTTCAAGATTCGAGGAAATGGATACGATTGTTGTTTTTGATTCTGTATTGGTCCCATGGGAGCGGGTATTTTATTTTAATAATAGCGAAATCTCGAATACCTTCATGGCTAACAGTTCATTTTCTGCATTCAGCATGCATCAGGTTGTGGCAAGAAGGATCGTTAAAACCGAATTCATTCTGGGCATAGTCCAATCCATCATTGAAACAATAAATATTGGCGGATACCAGCATGTACAAGAGAAAGCTGCTGAAATCATCGTCGCCCTGGAGACGATGAAAGCTTTGCTGTTTAAAGCGGAAATGGAGGCGCGAGCCGATGAATGGGGATATATGAGGCCTGATCAGCTAACGCTTCAAATTGCCAGTAACTTGTTTCCGAAAATGTACCCTAGGTTTACGGAAATCATCCAATTACTAGGTGCAAGCGGGTTAATGACGATCCCGACAGGAACCTCCTTTCAATCGGGGATCAAAAAAGACTTAGAGCAATATTTGCAAGGGGCATCCAGAAAAGCTGAAGACCGCATGAAAATTTTTCGCTTGGCATGGGATATCTCCATGAGCTCTTTCGGCGCAAGGGAAACGCTTTATGAACGGTTTTTCTTTGGAGATCCGATCAGGCTTGCCAGTCAATTGTATTCTTCCTATGATCTGAAACCGTATGTTAACTGCGTGGATTCCTATTTGAATATTGATCCACTTAGCTGA
- a CDS encoding DinB family protein: MEKRELRVKALPGYEEEIGRWLWCLEDVRHTILSEMAGVSQNILDTKMDERQTIGSLLYHIALVEADWLYEEVLVREWDPEILALFPVDSRSGDGSLTHLEGQTTEEHLDRLNRVRKVFLSHFQTMDLEDWRKPRVLEKYDVTPEWVVYHLIEHESHHRGQILQQLRQLRNEVKR, encoded by the coding sequence TTGGAGAAAAGGGAATTAAGGGTAAAGGCATTACCGGGATATGAAGAAGAGATTGGGCGGTGGCTCTGGTGTTTGGAAGATGTGCGCCATACGATCCTCTCGGAAATGGCCGGCGTCAGCCAAAACATACTCGATACAAAGATGGATGAACGGCAAACGATCGGCTCGCTGCTCTACCACATTGCATTGGTCGAGGCGGATTGGTTATACGAAGAAGTGCTGGTCAGGGAATGGGATCCAGAAATACTCGCGCTGTTTCCGGTAGACAGCCGTTCCGGCGATGGCTCCCTAACCCATTTGGAGGGACAAACTACGGAAGAGCATCTTGACCGCCTGAATAGGGTGCGTAAAGTTTTTCTTTCCCATTTCCAAACAATGGACCTGGAAGACTGGCGTAAACCAAGAGTGCTTGAAAAATATGATGTCACGCCTGAATGGGTCGTTTACCATTTGATAGAACACGAATCACATCACCGCGGACAAATCCTTCAACAGCTGAGGCAACTACGGAACGAAGTAAAAAGGTAA
- a CDS encoding carbohydrate ABC transporter permease — MQRTSWKSKATSSLFVLPYLLLFTVFLIAPIVYGVWISMHDWDLLNPVKEFVGLKNYLNIFDSESYLHNLFFEGLKNTFLFVIFSVPLLVAVGLGLALLLNALPKKMTGLFRTAYFIPYSVSVSIVAIIWLWIFDTNSGLINQYLQKLGFSAIPWLTDIPWAWVSIIIATLWWTIGFNMVIFTNALNEVSEELYEAGSLDGANRWQTFIHITLPTIKPTMLFVTLTSTIASFNIYGQPYLMTRGGPGTSTQVLLMNIVEEGFNQRQLGNAAAMSILMAVIMIIISLVQFRLTREKKEAVK; from the coding sequence ATGCAGCGAACATCGTGGAAATCAAAAGCCACTTCCAGTCTATTTGTATTACCGTACTTGCTATTGTTTACTGTCTTTCTCATAGCCCCGATTGTATATGGGGTATGGATCAGCATGCATGATTGGGATTTGCTGAATCCCGTCAAAGAATTCGTCGGGTTGAAAAACTATTTGAATATATTCGACTCGGAATCATATTTGCACAATTTATTTTTTGAAGGACTGAAAAATACGTTCTTGTTCGTCATCTTCAGTGTGCCTTTGCTTGTCGCCGTGGGGCTTGGTTTAGCCTTGCTGCTGAATGCCCTGCCAAAGAAGATGACAGGTTTGTTCCGAACTGCTTATTTCATTCCTTACTCTGTATCCGTTTCCATCGTTGCCATCATCTGGCTTTGGATATTCGATACGAACAGTGGCTTGATCAATCAATATCTCCAGAAGTTAGGATTTTCGGCGATCCCTTGGCTAACGGATATCCCTTGGGCCTGGGTATCGATCATCATCGCGACACTATGGTGGACGATAGGTTTTAATATGGTCATATTCACCAATGCCCTTAATGAGGTATCGGAGGAATTGTATGAAGCGGGTTCATTGGATGGGGCCAACAGATGGCAGACCTTCATTCATATTACGTTGCCGACCATCAAGCCAACGATGCTATTCGTCACCCTCACCTCGACCATCGCATCCTTCAATATATACGGTCAGCCTTATTTGATGACCAGGGGCGGCCCAGGCACATCAACGCAGGTTCTCCTGATGAATATAGTCGAGGAAGGCTTCAATCAGCGACAATTGGGCAATGCCGCTGCCATGTCGATATTGATGGCCGTAATCATGATCATCATCTCACTCGTTCAATTTAGACTGACCAGGGAAAAGAAGGAGGCAGTGAAGTAA
- the brnQ gene encoding branched-chain amino acid transport system II carrier protein, giving the protein MSNKVPSSFIVVIGFMLFALFFGAGNLIFPPMLGQSAGMNVWIANAGFLVTGVGLPLLGVMALGFSGKDDLQSLASRVHPVFGIVFTTVLYLAIGPLFAIPRTGNVSFEIGVKPFLPDNPGPLPLMIFTIIFFTVTCLLSLNPAKIVEIVGKILTPIKLTFIGILVVVAFVHPIGNFQAPASNYTVQPFFNGFKEGYLTMDTLASFVFGIIIINAIKAKGATTKKQIMIVCGKATAIAAIILATIYTALSYMGASSVEKLGHLDNGGIVLAKVSDYYFGSYGGILLGLMITVACITTSVGLITSCSTYFHKLFPNLPYKTIAISLSVFSAIVANIGLTQLIAISVPVMTAIYPLAIVLIFLTFFHSLFKGRPEVYQGSLLLTFIVSLFDGLSGAGVHISFIDTFFNAILPLYGAGLGWIVPAIVGGVVGYASSLIRPSHNHQID; this is encoded by the coding sequence GTGTCTAATAAAGTGCCATCTTCATTTATAGTAGTGATCGGTTTCATGCTATTCGCCTTGTTCTTTGGGGCAGGAAATTTAATCTTCCCGCCGATGCTCGGTCAATCAGCAGGAATGAATGTCTGGATTGCCAATGCCGGATTTTTAGTGACCGGAGTCGGACTGCCCTTACTTGGCGTAATGGCACTTGGTTTTTCAGGAAAAGATGATTTACAATCGTTAGCGAGTCGCGTACATCCGGTGTTTGGGATTGTATTCACAACCGTTCTTTATTTAGCGATCGGCCCTCTGTTCGCAATACCGCGAACTGGTAACGTATCATTTGAGATCGGTGTAAAACCCTTTTTACCCGACAATCCAGGCCCGCTGCCTTTAATGATTTTCACCATCATCTTTTTCACAGTAACGTGTCTTCTTTCGCTCAATCCCGCGAAAATTGTCGAAATTGTGGGGAAAATATTAACACCTATCAAGTTAACATTCATTGGAATTTTAGTGGTAGTTGCATTCGTCCATCCAATCGGGAACTTCCAAGCACCTGCCAGTAACTATACCGTTCAACCATTTTTCAATGGATTTAAAGAAGGATACTTAACGATGGATACATTGGCATCATTCGTTTTTGGTATCATCATCATTAACGCCATCAAAGCAAAAGGCGCCACAACCAAAAAACAAATCATGATTGTCTGCGGAAAAGCAACCGCTATTGCAGCCATCATCCTGGCTACGATTTATACTGCCCTTTCCTATATGGGAGCTTCCAGCGTAGAAAAGCTGGGACATCTCGATAACGGTGGAATCGTGCTGGCCAAAGTTTCGGATTACTACTTTGGATCATATGGCGGAATCTTACTCGGATTAATGATCACGGTAGCTTGTATAACGACGAGCGTAGGACTGATAACGTCTTGTTCGACATACTTCCATAAGCTATTTCCAAACCTGCCGTACAAAACCATTGCGATCAGCTTATCGGTTTTCAGTGCAATAGTTGCCAATATTGGCCTGACGCAATTGATCGCCATTTCCGTACCCGTGATGACAGCCATCTATCCGTTGGCCATCGTATTGATTTTCTTAACCTTTTTCCATTCTCTATTCAAAGGGAGACCGGAAGTGTATCAAGGCAGCTTACTGCTGACATTCATCGTCAGTTTATTTGATGGATTAAGCGGAGCTGGCGTCCACATTTCATTCATCGATACATTCTTTAATGCAATCCTTCCCCTATACGGAGCAGGACTAGGATGGATCGTCCCGGCCATCGTAGGAGGAGTCGTCGGCTATGCCAGCAGCCTCATACGCCCAAGCCATAACCATCAAATCGATTAA
- a CDS encoding SDR family oxidoreductase → MNIYEQQKNGQPGQTQPRQPGIESEMNPLPIQPKDYKGSDKLKDRVALITGGDSGIGRAVAMAYAKEGAHVVVNYLDEHSDAQETKQLIEAEGVRCLLLPGDVSEEATCKELVKKTIDEFGKLDILVNNAAVQYPTENIEDITDEQWDKTFRTNIYSVFYMSKHAVPHMKQGNSVINTTSINPYRGHATLMDYTATKGAIVGFTRSLAQNVAKKGIRVNMVAPGPIWTPLIPATFDEQSVAEFGTEAPLGRPGQPADHAGAYVLLASDEGAYITGQCIHINGGITMSS, encoded by the coding sequence TTGAATATATATGAACAGCAGAAAAACGGACAGCCTGGACAAACGCAGCCAAGGCAGCCTGGCATCGAATCAGAAATGAATCCATTGCCCATTCAGCCGAAAGATTACAAAGGAAGCGACAAGCTGAAGGACCGCGTCGCATTGATTACTGGCGGGGATAGCGGCATCGGACGTGCGGTTGCGATGGCTTATGCGAAAGAAGGGGCCCATGTCGTGGTGAATTATTTAGATGAGCACAGTGATGCACAAGAAACGAAGCAGCTGATTGAAGCGGAAGGCGTCCGCTGCCTCTTGCTGCCAGGAGATGTATCGGAGGAAGCGACCTGTAAGGAACTGGTCAAGAAAACGATCGACGAGTTCGGCAAGCTGGATATCCTTGTGAATAACGCTGCGGTGCAATACCCGACGGAAAATATTGAGGATATCACGGACGAGCAATGGGACAAAACGTTCCGCACCAATATTTATTCCGTATTCTACATGAGCAAGCATGCGGTTCCACATATGAAGCAGGGGAATTCCGTCATTAACACCACCTCCATCAACCCGTACAGAGGACACGCGACATTGATGGACTATACGGCGACAAAAGGAGCAATCGTCGGCTTCACACGAAGCCTTGCACAGAATGTTGCAAAAAAAGGAATCCGCGTCAACATGGTTGCTCCAGGCCCAATCTGGACTCCGCTCATCCCGGCGACGTTCGACGAACAAAGCGTAGCTGAATTTGGCACGGAGGCACCTCTTGGCCGCCCGGGACAGCCCGCAGATCATGCAGGCGCATATGTACTGCTCGCATCTGATGAAGGAGCATATATAACAGGACAGTGCATCCATATCAACGGCGGCATCACGATGTCTTCATGA
- a CDS encoding carbohydrate ABC transporter permease has product MRNTGFKIFIVTLAIVIAIFFIAPLFWMLATSFKTDQEAFTSGIKWIPEIFTLENYTYSLSGGSDTPVFTWMSNSLFVGIMGTLLVLIVDTLAAYGLARLDVPFKKLLFAMFIGSLTIPWVITFLPLYMGFNQFGLLDTYAVLILPYSANAFGVFLLYQSFKAFPKELEEAAHLDGANKWQVFIKVVLPSVRPVIWTLAIFTFMSIYNDFLWPLLTTSSPEMRTITTGIAIMQQGSFVSSPGRLMALTAIATIPVILIFIMGQRSFIKGVTQTGIK; this is encoded by the coding sequence ATGAGAAATACAGGGTTCAAGATTTTTATAGTCACGCTAGCGATTGTCATTGCCATCTTCTTTATCGCTCCTCTTTTTTGGATGCTGGCCACTTCCTTTAAAACCGATCAAGAAGCCTTCACCTCGGGAATTAAATGGATACCCGAAATTTTCACGTTGGAGAATTATACGTATAGCCTTAGCGGCGGATCGGATACGCCAGTCTTTACGTGGATGTCTAATTCCTTATTTGTCGGGATTATGGGCACCTTGCTCGTGTTAATTGTCGATACCCTTGCAGCATATGGTTTGGCAAGGCTGGACGTGCCATTCAAAAAGCTGCTGTTCGCCATGTTCATAGGTTCCTTGACCATCCCATGGGTCATCACGTTTTTACCTTTATATATGGGATTCAACCAGTTTGGATTATTGGATACGTATGCCGTGCTCATTTTGCCTTATTCTGCGAATGCCTTTGGCGTGTTTCTTTTATATCAATCCTTCAAGGCTTTCCCGAAGGAGCTGGAGGAGGCGGCCCATTTGGATGGAGCGAACAAGTGGCAGGTGTTCATCAAGGTGGTCCTGCCATCTGTCCGCCCTGTTATTTGGACATTGGCGATTTTCACCTTCATGTCGATTTACAACGATTTCCTTTGGCCGTTGCTGACGACAAGCTCGCCGGAGATGAGGACCATCACGACTGGCATAGCCATCATGCAGCAAGGAAGCTTCGTTTCTTCACCAGGAAGATTAATGGCGTTAACGGCGATTGCCACCATTCCCGTTATCCTTATCTTCATTATGGGGCAGCGTTCATTCATTAAGGGAGTCACCCAAACTGGCATTAAATGA